In the Sulfobacillus thermosulfidooxidans DSM 9293 genome, CTTTTCACAGATGACACTATACCCCTTGGGGATCATCTGTCCCATTTTTTCGAGCGCGACCGGATCCATGGTGTCATAGCGTCCCCCAATGACCAAGGCCGGAATCGCAATGTGATGAAGGTCATTCCACCGATTCCAATCCTTGAATGTCCCCGTGACAACAAACTCATTAGGTCCTTGCATATACTCATAAATTTTTGTATTCATCCGCGAGAGACTGCGGGTGACCGGTTCTGGCCAAGGATCGAGCCGGCACAGGTGCTTTGTGTACAGATGCTGGAGAACGAGTTCTTGGTAGTGAGAATTTTGGTACGCTTCCATGGACTCATAACGCTCGAGGGCATCTTGAATATCTTGAGGGAGTTGACGTCTTAACGTATTTAAATATTGTACGTACGCGTCAATACTCGCTACCATATTAGAAATGATCACGCCCTTCAAATGCGTTCCATATTTCAAGGCATACTCAATAGCCAAAAGACCGCCCCACGATTGACCTAAAAGATAAAACTGCGACAAATTTAGACCGCGACGCACATCGTCGACCTCATCAACAAAGCCTTCAACGGTCCACAATTCCGGATTTCCAGGCTGATCAGAATAATATGAATCCAGTTGATCAAAAAAGTACAGCGTGTACTTATCCAAGGGAAGATATTGACTAAAACACTCTAAGTATTCATGAGTGGCCCCTGGTCCTCCATGCAACAACAAGATAGGTATGGAGCCGTGGCCGACCTGCCTGGTCCAGACATGGTACTGAGATCGTACGGGAACAATGCGGGTTTGTCCGTCCATCTGATGCGCCTCGCTTCACGACAATTGTTCGATCTATTGTTCTTGTTACATACGACACCATGTGCCGATTATCCTGCTACCCGTTAGCACATTGACCAAAAATCCCGATTTCCCCTGTTTCCGATCCGGATTTTGTATGGAATGCATAAACAATCTTACCGCTGTATTCGTATGATCAACGCAATTTCCTCTGCTGTGGCCGCTGTTACAGCTCACATCCAAAGGACAAATCAAAGGAGGATACGCATGACGCATTCGTCAGAAGAAACGTTATACAAATATAATGCTGACTTAGCTCCTGTGAAAGCGTCCCAAAAGACCTGGACGGCATACAATTTTTTAACCGTATGGATGGGGATGGTCCACAACATTATTTCTTACGAAGTGGCAGGGGGATTAATTCTCCTTGGAATGTCGGCATGGGAAGCCATTTTTACCATAATCGTGGGAAATCTCATCCTGCTCGTTCCCATGTTGCTGAACGGCTACCAAGGGACTCGTCTGCGTGTACCCTTTCCCGTTCTCATTCGCTCCAGTTTCGGCGTTAAGGGAGCGGTAATTCCCGTTATTCTACGGGCCGTCGTTGGCATTGGATGGTTTAGTGTACAGACTTATTTTATTGCGACGATTTTCAATTCGTTATTAGCGCTTCTTTGGCATGGATGGACTCATGTGGGAGGCTCCTTCAATTTTCTGGGAATGAATTTAACGGGATGGATAACATTTATGTTGTCGTGGTTCCTTAATGTACTGATCTTGCGTCACGGCATGAATTCTATCAAGCGCTTTGAGGCTTGGGCTGGACCCCTCGTACTGATATTGGCTTTAGGCCTGATTATTTGGAGCGTGCGCGTGAGTCATGGATTCGGTCCGTTGTTCCATCAAGGGGCTCATTTCCCTAAAGGACAAAACCTCTCGACAGTATTTGTGCCGGCCTTGACTGGAGTCATTAGCAGTTGGGCGACATTGGTGTTGAATATCGGGGACTTCACCCGCTTCAGCGAAACCCAACGGGCACAAATTGTTGGACAGTCCTTAGGGTTACCGGGTACAGCGATTGTGTTTTCGTTCATGAGCATCATGATTACCTCAGGGAGTTTGGTTGCCTTCGGTCATGCCATTTGGAATCCCATTACTCTGTTGACTCATTTTCACAACATCGTGATCCTCGCATTAGGCGGTTTTGCATTGGTGATCGCAACCATTTCGGTTAATGTGTCAGCTAATATTGTTTCGCCTGCTTATGACATTACCAATTTGTTTCCACGTCATTTGAATTTTGTTTCAGCTGGTATTGTGGCTGCGACTCTGGCCATTTTTCTGATGCCATGGAAACTGATGCAAAATCCGACGACCCTGTTTACGTTTCTTGGGGCCATTGGTGGACTATTAGGACCCGTTGCCGGGGTCATGATCGCGGACTTTTGGTTGATTCATCACCGTCGCATTCATGTCATGGCTCTCTACCAGCGCGATGGAGCGTACAGTTACTGGCATGGATTCAATTTACGGGCTCTAGCCGCCTTAGGACTCGGAGTATCCACCTCGGCCATCGGGTATTTCAATACGTCCTTGCACTGGCTTTATGCTTATTCCTGGTTTATCGGCTTGGGTCTTGCGTTGGTGGTCTACTGGGTTCTCTCCCGGATATGGCCTGGCGAGGCACCAGAACTTTCTTCCACCAACGAGATGGTCAATGCGGCTTTGTCTAACGAATAATGCTTTCACCATAAAAGAAGCCCCAACCACCGTTGGGGCTTTTTCGAAACTCGCTTTAATTTGACACGGTCCAGTAATTCGCATAGAGAAAATCCGTGACCGGGTTAAATGTGCTGACCGTGCCATGCACATTATTCGAGTGAACCGCAAATCCCGTCATGCGAGCATAACCTTGTGGGAACCATGGCATCCAAAGAACTGGCAGATGTTTGGCCATGAATTCTTGATAGGCATCCATACGCGATTGAATTTGCTGAGGTGTCCCCGGCTCATAGGTAGCCTGAATCAATTGATCCAGAGTGGGATTGGAATACCCGCCGGAATTTTCGCCAGCGCCGGTCGCAAACAAATTCCCTCCGGTGGGATAGTAGTCGAGCTGATATGTCCAACCCGCTCCCCAATATCCCATATTCCACTTCGATGGAGAACTCTGTGAATCGTCGGCAAATAACTGATTAATGGGTAACTGCTGTAAGGTTACCTGAATGCCCTCTTTTGCCCAATCACTTTGTAGGAGTTGAGCGACATGCGACAAGGTCGTACTCGCGGAGGCATACGTAAACGTAAAGGCTAATTTTTGCCCATTTTTAGTCATAACCCCATTGACTTCATGCCACCCGTGTTCCTCCAACAATTTCTTTCCGGCTTGAGGATTAAAAGGATACGGATTATTGTTCAGAGCCGTGTCGTAAAAAGCCGTATATGGTTTGGACGGAATCGGCCCATCTTCGGGAACACCAGCACCATGATACATGGAGTCAATCAATCCTTGTTGATTGATTCCCATTTGTAGGGCCTGGCGGACATAAAGTTTTGAAAAGATCGGGCCCATGCCGTTTGGAGCCTGCTTGTTAAAGTTTAGAATAATATAATTAAAACCAAAAAGATAAGACTGCGACAACGTGTCATTAGTCAGTTGATTACGCGTACTCCACAACGAAGGCGGCAAATATCCTACATTAACTTGACCGTTCTTGAGTCCCGCAAACTCATCAGCCGATGATGTTTCATACTGGAAAATCAGTTTGGAGATACTCGCTTTGTGCCCACCAAAGTTGGGGTTCGGAACTAGTTCCCAATATTGATTAGGCGCCCACTTAGCAAATTTAAAGGGACCATCCACCACATCGTACAGGGGATTGGTGGGCTCATTGGATACTGACTGAATAAACTTCAATTCTTGCGTCATATTATTCGGATATTTGTTCCAAACAAATTCCGGAACCGGGGAAATTTGACCGAGACCGTTGTGAATAAACCATGCTGGATTAACCGACTTGTCCAAGGTGATTATCACGGTGTTGGGCCCATCAGCCGTCACACTTTTCCAGTCTTTAGGCACTCCACCACTTCCTGCTGGGCCATAGGGCCAAGGGGAATTTGGTTGGCTCGCCGCATCCATCAAATCCCACGTAAAGACAACGTCTTGGGCCGTAATAGGTTTGCCATCCGACCATTTGTACTTATGATTTAAGGTCAAGGTAAACACGTTATCTTGGGGATTGACCTGAATTTTGCTGACGAGAGATCGAGAGTAATCCACCTGATTTTCTTTATTCAGGTAAATTAAGGGGCGGTACATGAGAAATTGAATCTGAGCGTTAATTTCCGTATAGGCGGATGAACTAAAGACGGGGAAAAACCAGTTCGGTGGCGTTTGGGGCGCTTCGGCCACAACGACAGTTCCTCCTGTATGTGAATGCGTACTACTTGAAGCATTGGACGTGCCGCAGCCCGCCAACGCAGTGACGCCAATTAATCCGACAGCTGACATAAGAGCCAAACGACGCTGCATGTACGATGTCCTCCTGCTGAATGAGTTTGCAATGTAGCATAAGAATGAATAGACGTACGATTCGACAAATTATTCGACACTGTTATGACAAATTCCTTCTACATCTGAAAATGTTTTTAATTACCTGAAGGATCTAGGTCGTGATAATCCACAAGTCCCCATAAATTCCCAAATGGATCTTGCAGCTGGCAGACCATAGGACCATCAATTCCCCGAATTGGCCCCCGGTAAAGACGGCAACCAGCATCTTGAAATTTGCTTATCACCGGCTCCATATCATGAACACGCCAATATGCCACTTGCCCGCTGCCATTCCCGGAATTTTTTTCATCACGCGGATGAAGACCAATTTTGGTGGCACCGACTAACAAGGTGCAATATTCGGGAGACTCAAAGACCACGGCACATTTTAAAAGATTTTGTATCCATCTCTTGACCTCTTCGATATCCTTAACAAAGAACACGACTTCGTCAACGGCTTGAAGCATGGTTATTGGTCCTGGCTCAGCATAAGGGGATCTCTATCTTGCTAAAAAGCCCCCTTTTTCGAACCAGGAATCCCTCCTTTTCTTCTTTTCTTTCTTTGTCTCGCAAGAGTATAGCGAAAGTGTAGCACGAAATCGTTGCTTCACTGGTATTTTTACGCCGTGTAGGCAATCCAGAGAACAACGCCCAATTATTGCGTATAATATAAATGCCTGTCCCAGATAGCTAAATTTCTGATTTGGGCTGGTGACAATATGGTAGGAGGTAAGTGTATGGACGATGCTCGTGTGTGCCTTCCCGGAATCGGAGATCCTGCTCCCGATTTTGAAGCAAACTCAACGCATGGCCCCATTAAACTCAGCCAATTCCGTGGCAAATGGGTCGTCTTATTTTCACACCCTGCAGACTTTACCCCAGTCTGAACATCGGAATTTGTCGCGTTTGCGCGACGAGCTCCCCAGTTTGAGGAGCGCAACGTTCAACTTATCGGTCTCTCCGTTGACTCGGTTTATTCTCATTTAGCATGGCAAGCAAATATCGAACAGAATTTTGGTGTGCAAATTCCGTTCCCGGTCATTGCCGATCTCGATCAGAAGGTTTCCCGCCTTTACGGAATGGTTGCTCCCGGAGCCTCAGCAACCACCACCGTTCGGACGGTCTTCTTCATTGATGATCAGGGTATTGTCCGGGCGTTGATTTATTACCCCCTCAATCTCGGACGAAACATCGACGAAATCTTGCGGGTTATCGATGGCTTGCAAACCAGCGCCAAACAAGGCGTCGCCATTCCCGCAGATTGGACACCGGGACAACCAGCCATCGTGCCTCCCCCAGCCACGACGGAAGAGATGCATAAACGTCTCAAAGAAAAAGGGGACAATCAAAAAGACTGGTATTACCGAACCACCAAAGTCGACTAACATAGCGAAAGGCCGCCAGCGGCCTTTCGTTTTTTTGCTCTTATAATAAATTGGGTATTTTGATGGCATGCGGGGGAGCATAAATTTCATGCATCTCCCACAACTGAAAACCCATTTTCACCAAAATGGGTGCAGATGTCTCACTATTAGCATACGTAGCAACAAATTGGACGCTCCACTGGTCTTGGGCGATAAAGAGACGATGTTCGACCATAAGACGATACCACCCGTGATGCTGAAAGTCAGGATGCGTTTCCCCACCCCATAACAAAGCCCAGCTATCCATTCGGCTCAATCCCCCTGCCGATATCACTAGGTCGCCCACTGGGATATAAAATAATCGCCGGGATTGCGGTTGCAATCGCTGTAATTCTTTGTGGAGATCCGCTCCCTCTAAAACAGGATCCTGAAAAATCCGGTGATCTAATGCGTTTACTCGAGCTAGCTGCTCCACGTTCAACACTTCGTGAACGTATTCAGATGGCTGTGGCGTAGCCGCGCGAGCAGGCCAAATCATGAGCATTTGGCGTTCGCGCAAGCGGTATTGATGGTCCATAAGCCAGCTCTTTAGCCCTAAGGTTTCTCTGGGACTAACACGCACGAATGGCTTACTTCGATATTGCTCCATCAAGGCGTCAAGCCGTTTTGCCATAATCCGAGACGGAACCCGAAATCGCATAATCTCACTACCAAACCCCTGATGATCGGGAAACGTGCCCACACTCCCCCATTCATCCCGCCATAAAGTTGAGCCCGGCCAAGTTTCAGGTGCTGATTGTTCTATGATGGAGGTATAGTCCATTGTATGATCACTCCCCGAACAAAGCGTTGCGGTGCGCCAGGAGACCAAGATAAGCACGCTATTTTCTAAAGATGTGCATCAATACTTTCCAAGGGAATCGCATAAGTCGCTAATTTTGTTCCCATGAATAATGACCCATTAACTATCTGGGGAACGCCCGGCACAAATGGTGTCGGCTCTTTCAGTGTCGAAACGATATGGCCTGTTTTTGCATTGACCACGATAATATCTCCGAGACTATCGCCCGCGATAATATGCCCGTCAACCCAAATCGGTGCCATTGTAATGCGGCCGATAGACCCACTATCCGACGTACTCCATAGAATTTTCCCGTTTTGCAAGTTTAAGGCATACAGCGTGCTCGTGACAGGGGACCCAAGATACACCACGTTCCTGTGGATAATGGGCACTCCTGCCGCATTCGTGGGAGACCCATCTGTCGCCCGGGGAATGCTGCCAGAGCCCAGATCGGTGGCCCATAATACTTTTCCCGTGTGCACTGACACACCCGCCGCCATGGCATGGATTTGATTATCGATCAAGCCTTCATAATCGATAACAAGGATACCGTCAGCAATAGCGGGCGGGCAGTCATCAATACCGCCCAACGATGAGGGAAGTGTAGTGGTAAAAGCGATGCGCAGATGAGGAATCTCAATAGCATAAAGTTGGTAAGGTAAGGCGCCGCCAAAATACATGACATGGTTCACAATTTCCGGGGATGACATGCTCACATAACTCGGAATCGCAAGCTTTTGTAAGATCTTTCCGTTTAATGGGTTAATCGCTAATACTTCATCACTGCCCCCTACCTGATATAACACCCCATGATTGATGACCGGTGTCGGCATATTTTCCCCCGGAGTATTGATGGACCAAAGAATTTTTCCGGTATTAGCAGACAGCCCCAGGATTTGATTAGGTCCTGTTCCTCGAATACCGCTGCTTTGAGGGCCTGGCCAATCACGATTTCCCGTTCCGACGATAACCACGCCATGATAGACAACAGGGGTCGTCATCACTTGATTGGGAACTGATACGGACCATTCCAGTCGTCCGGTTAAGGCCGACAACTTATCCACGGTGTAAGGGCTGTGAACTGTGCCGCCATAGACCGCACCCGCTACGACAGCAATTTGCATAAGTCCCTTTGTCGGGTCTGTCCAACTGATGGGGCGGGTCAGCTGCATAGGAAGACTAATACTTATTAATCCATTATGGTTGGGTTGGTGTCCAAATGCCAAATTACGGTGCGGCCACAATTTTCTGTGGGGTAATGTACCGGGATTCAACTCGTGGGGAGTGATCAATAAGAATATCGCCATCATCCCCAATGCAGTGACCAGTCGGATCCAAAGCGTAAATTTCATCATACAAACCCATGACTCCTATATGGCAAGTTCAACATGCTGATAACACGAAGCGAATGTGGAAGAGTTACCGCATTGTTGATGTCATTGTACCATGCCGTCATGAACACCATGGTAGGATAAACTCAAGACGGTCTTTACATCATGAGGAGGTTGGCATGAAGCGATTATTCCGTAACAACGCTCATAGCATAATGGAAAATATTATGTTGATTCTCGCCATTATTGCGGTGTCATCGATGGTTATTTTTCATCATTTAGGACAGGGTAGTATTTGGCGTGATGAAGCATTTTCAGTGGAATTATCTAAAGAATCATTAGGCGTCATTTCCCATGTATTGTTCACCATTGAGGGCAATATGTATTTGTATTATGTGATTTTGCACTTTTGGCTAAACGTCTTAACCCTATTTCATATATCCTGGTTGGCTTTTCCGGTAAGAATTCCCAATGCTGTGGGTTATGTATTGGCTTCCGTCGCGCTCTATGCGTTATTGCGCACGATGTACCATACAAAATGGCTTGCTGTTATGGGCGTTGTGTTCTTTTTGGGTTTTCCCTTTATCGTGACATATAGCCAACAAGCCCGGTCTTTTTCGCTTTTTTTACTGTTCACGGTCCTATCCTATCTATCGTTGTGGCAATTTCTCAATGCTCCGAGACATCGCCGTGTATGGTGGATAAGTTATGTGCTGACGTCTACTCTGGATTTATATTCCTTTTTGAACAGCCTGTTTTATGTGGCTGCCCAATTTATTTTAGTATGGACGTTGTGGCGTAAGGGAGACACCGACCGAACCCATTTCCTTCAGTTTCTTTGGGCCTTGGCTTTAGGCGCCGGGTTAGGGTTGCCCTTACTGCCCCCCATTTTAGCAGGAGGGCAAGTCGGGTGGGTACCCCTGCCCACCTTGAGCGAAGCGATTCACCTAATTCCGACCTATCTTGAACAATCGTTAACAAGTCCTTTAATGATATTAATAGTCCTGTTGGGCAGTTTTGCGATAGTGGCCTGGATTCGCCTGCCCTCAACAGTCCCATCATGGTTGCAACTAACTCATCGCGATGAAATGGCATTGTGGTTTGGTCTAACATGGATGATACTGCCTCCGGCCGAAAGTTATGTGAGTTCGTATATTCGAGACTATCATGTTTTCGATCCCGTCTATCTGCTGCCAACTGTGGAAGGCCTCATCATTTTATTGGTTGGTGGTCTAAAGGCTATACGATCCCTCCAAACCCAGCTTACTCTCATCGCTCTTTCAGTATTTTTGGTAGTGCCCCAGTGGATTAAGGGCCAAGGAGTTTCGTTAGAGAATTGGCGCCAGCCAGTGCTAACCTGGGCCCATGATTATCGGGCTGGTCAAGAGATCGTATGTATGGATAACATTGGAGGCTGTCAATACACTATTCAATATTATATTGATGCCTATCATCTCCCCATTAAAATTGGCAACTATCCTGGGCATTTCACGTGGAACGAATATATTAATCTCCCAGCTAAAGGAGCGTATTTTGCTGAAGCCGTCAATGTGAACAAATTGAGACAGGCTGGATATTTGAAACCCGGCCGTAGCATTTGGTTTATTTTTAACAGTGTCCCACCTAATGCCACAGTCTCTCTCGATCACTGGCTTCATCAACATGCCGTCATGATCAAGCAATTGACGGGCCATAATTGGCCGGTATCTTTTGTTCTTTACCACATTAAATAAGGGTTTGCGAAGGAGTCGCCGGGTGTCGATTCGTGCCCCATACCAATCCTGAATATATTTATCTGAAATTTGGCGATGATTCGGTATGATGAATACAGACACGTCATGCCAACTTTTTTGAGGTGATGCTTGTGACCACATTCAGTTTTCACCATGTCCGGATTCCTGGCCATGATAGCTTGCACGATCTGAGGATTCAAGATGGACGGATAATACAACTCGCACCGTCTTTGTCCGCTTCACCCCAATCTTATGATGCTCAAGGGGGGCTTCTTCTTCCTCCCCTATCGGACCCACACCTTCACCTTGATGCTGTTTTGACAGCCGGCGATCCCGAACCTAACCGCTCCGGAACACTCATTGAGGGGATTGAACGGTGGAATCAACGCAAAAAATACCTTACCGAAGAGGACGTCATGGTTCGGGCTCGGGAAGCGATTCGTTGGCATATTGCCCACGGTGTTCTTTATATCCGTTCCCACGTGGATGTTTCAGATGATTCCCTCACCGCCTTAAGAGCCTTGTTGCGGCTTCGCCAAGAGCTGCCCCCAGGGGTCATTCTTCAACTCGTGGCCTTTCCTCAAGATGGTATATTTTGTCGTCCTAATGGACCGGAATTAATGGAAGAAGCTCTTAAACTTGGTGCCGACGTCGTCGGCGGCATTCCGCACTACGAATGGACGCGGGAAGACGGTATCAAAGATATTCAATTAGCGTTTGATTTAGCTGGAAAATATCACCGGTCTATTGATATTCATTGCGACGAAACCGACGATGATCACTCCCGGTTTCTTGAAACCATGGCGAAACTGACACTGGATAATCAGTGGGCAGGAAGAGTCACAGCGAGTCACACCACCGCTATGGCATCATATAATGAAGCCTATGCCTTTAAACTCATGCGTATGCTCAAAGAGGCAGGCGTTGCGATTATCGCCAATCCGCTCGATAATATCGTCTTACAAGGTCGTTTTGACCAATATCCCAAAAGGCGAGGAATGACCCGGGTTAAGGAATTATTACGGTCGGGGATCTGTGTAGGCGCAGGTCACGATTCTATCGTTGATCCATGGTATCCATGGGGAACCGGAAATCCTCTGTTTGTGGCCAGCATGTTGGCGCATATTGCTCAAATGACGGGCGCCGACGAGTTAGACGCCGTGTTATCCACCGTTACGACGAATGCGGCTCAAATTATGACGATATCTTCTTACCCGCCAACCTTATCCGTTCACGAAG is a window encoding:
- a CDS encoding proline iminopeptidase-family hydrolase, with the protein product MDGQTRIVPVRSQYHVWTRQVGHGSIPILLLHGGPGATHEYLECFSQYLPLDKYTLYFFDQLDSYYSDQPGNPELWTVEGFVDEVDDVRRGLNLSQFYLLGQSWGGLLAIEYALKYGTHLKGVIISNMVASIDAYVQYLNTLRRQLPQDIQDALERYESMEAYQNSHYQELVLQHLYTKHLCRLDPWPEPVTRSLSRMNTKIYEYMQGPNEFVVTGTFKDWNRWNDLHHIAIPALVIGGRYDTMDPVALEKMGQMIPKGYSVICEKGSHMAMWDDPETYYPALEEFIASCETTN
- a CDS encoding NCS1 family nucleobase:cation symporter-1; this encodes MTHSSEETLYKYNADLAPVKASQKTWTAYNFLTVWMGMVHNIISYEVAGGLILLGMSAWEAIFTIIVGNLILLVPMLLNGYQGTRLRVPFPVLIRSSFGVKGAVIPVILRAVVGIGWFSVQTYFIATIFNSLLALLWHGWTHVGGSFNFLGMNLTGWITFMLSWFLNVLILRHGMNSIKRFEAWAGPLVLILALGLIIWSVRVSHGFGPLFHQGAHFPKGQNLSTVFVPALTGVISSWATLVLNIGDFTRFSETQRAQIVGQSLGLPGTAIVFSFMSIMITSGSLVAFGHAIWNPITLLTHFHNIVILALGGFALVIATISVNVSANIVSPAYDITNLFPRHLNFVSAGIVAATLAIFLMPWKLMQNPTTLFTFLGAIGGLLGPVAGVMIADFWLIHHRRIHVMALYQRDGAYSYWHGFNLRALAALGLGVSTSAIGYFNTSLHWLYAYSWFIGLGLALVVYWVLSRIWPGEAPELSSTNEMVNAALSNE
- a CDS encoding peptide ABC transporter substrate-binding protein, with the translated sequence MQRRLALMSAVGLIGVTALAGCGTSNASSSTHSHTGGTVVVAEAPQTPPNWFFPVFSSSAYTEINAQIQFLMYRPLIYLNKENQVDYSRSLVSKIQVNPQDNVFTLTLNHKYKWSDGKPITAQDVVFTWDLMDAASQPNSPWPYGPAGSGGVPKDWKSVTADGPNTVIITLDKSVNPAWFIHNGLGQISPVPEFVWNKYPNNMTQELKFIQSVSNEPTNPLYDVVDGPFKFAKWAPNQYWELVPNPNFGGHKASISKLIFQYETSSADEFAGLKNGQVNVGYLPPSLWSTRNQLTNDTLSQSYLFGFNYIILNFNKQAPNGMGPIFSKLYVRQALQMGINQQGLIDSMYHGAGVPEDGPIPSKPYTAFYDTALNNNPYPFNPQAGKKLLEEHGWHEVNGVMTKNGQKLAFTFTYASASTTLSHVAQLLQSDWAKEGIQVTLQQLPINQLFADDSQSSPSKWNMGYWGAGWTYQLDYYPTGGNLFATGAGENSGGYSNPTLDQLIQATYEPGTPQQIQSRMDAYQEFMAKHLPVLWMPWFPQGYARMTGFAVHSNNVHGTVSTFNPVTDFLYANYWTVSN
- a CDS encoding VOC family protein encodes the protein MLQAVDEVVFFVKDIEEVKRWIQNLLKCAVVFESPEYCTLLVGATKIGLHPRDEKNSGNGSGQVAYWRVHDMEPVISKFQDAGCRLYRGPIRGIDGPMVCQLQDPFGNLWGLVDYHDLDPSGN
- a CDS encoding peroxiredoxin; amino-acid sequence: MDDARVCLPGIGDPAPDFEANSTHGPIKLSQFRGKWVVLFSHPADFTPVUTSEFVAFARRAPQFEERNVQLIGLSVDSVYSHLAWQANIEQNFGVQIPFPVIADLDQKVSRLYGMVAPGASATTTVRTVFFIDDQGIVRALIYYPLNLGRNIDEILRVIDGLQTSAKQGVAIPADWTPGQPAIVPPPATTEEMHKRLKEKGDNQKDWYYRTTKVD
- a CDS encoding PQQ-binding-like beta-propeller repeat protein; its protein translation is MMKFTLWIRLVTALGMMAIFLLITPHELNPGTLPHRKLWPHRNLAFGHQPNHNGLISISLPMQLTRPISWTDPTKGLMQIAVVAGAVYGGTVHSPYTVDKLSALTGRLEWSVSVPNQVMTTPVVYHGVVIVGTGNRDWPGPQSSGIRGTGPNQILGLSANTGKILWSINTPGENMPTPVINHGVLYQVGGSDEVLAINPLNGKILQKLAIPSYVSMSSPEIVNHVMYFGGALPYQLYAIEIPHLRIAFTTTLPSSLGGIDDCPPAIADGILVIDYEGLIDNQIHAMAAGVSVHTGKVLWATDLGSGSIPRATDGSPTNAAGVPIIHRNVVYLGSPVTSTLYALNLQNGKILWSTSDSGSIGRITMAPIWVDGHIIAGDSLGDIIVVNAKTGHIVSTLKEPTPFVPGVPQIVNGSLFMGTKLATYAIPLESIDAHL
- a CDS encoding glycosyltransferase family 39 protein; protein product: MKRLFRNNAHSIMENIMLILAIIAVSSMVIFHHLGQGSIWRDEAFSVELSKESLGVISHVLFTIEGNMYLYYVILHFWLNVLTLFHISWLAFPVRIPNAVGYVLASVALYALLRTMYHTKWLAVMGVVFFLGFPFIVTYSQQARSFSLFLLFTVLSYLSLWQFLNAPRHRRVWWISYVLTSTLDLYSFLNSLFYVAAQFILVWTLWRKGDTDRTHFLQFLWALALGAGLGLPLLPPILAGGQVGWVPLPTLSEAIHLIPTYLEQSLTSPLMILIVLLGSFAIVAWIRLPSTVPSWLQLTHRDEMALWFGLTWMILPPAESYVSSYIRDYHVFDPVYLLPTVEGLIILLVGGLKAIRSLQTQLTLIALSVFLVVPQWIKGQGVSLENWRQPVLTWAHDYRAGQEIVCMDNIGGCQYTIQYYIDAYHLPIKIGNYPGHFTWNEYINLPAKGAYFAEAVNVNKLRQAGYLKPGRSIWFIFNSVPPNATVSLDHWLHQHAVMIKQLTGHNWPVSFVLYHIK
- the codA gene encoding cytosine deaminase produces the protein MLVTTFSFHHVRIPGHDSLHDLRIQDGRIIQLAPSLSASPQSYDAQGGLLLPPLSDPHLHLDAVLTAGDPEPNRSGTLIEGIERWNQRKKYLTEEDVMVRAREAIRWHIAHGVLYIRSHVDVSDDSLTALRALLRLRQELPPGVILQLVAFPQDGIFCRPNGPELMEEALKLGADVVGGIPHYEWTREDGIKDIQLAFDLAGKYHRSIDIHCDETDDDHSRFLETMAKLTLDNQWAGRVTASHTTAMASYNEAYAFKLMRMLKEAGVAIIANPLDNIVLQGRFDQYPKRRGMTRVKELLRSGICVGAGHDSIVDPWYPWGTGNPLFVASMLAHIAQMTGADELDAVLSTVTTNAAQIMTISSYPPTLSVHEGQPANFVIYPVADKVDLIRLMPLPRWVVAAGQILAHTEPQTTQLAWSPDQFEPVTFHSPRFL